The following proteins are encoded in a genomic region of Pseudodesulfovibrio mercurii:
- the hemB gene encoding porphobilinogen synthase, which produces MIPMDFYRGRRLRTSAAMRELVREHAVTANDLIMLYFVIDTEDENFKKEIPSMPGQYQLSLKQLELKVAEAVDNGLKALMLFGIPASKDELGSGAYDDDGIIQKATRRLKARWPELIVMADTCLCEYTSHGHCGMVQNQCVLNDPTLNLLARTAVSQARAGADVIAPSDMMDGRVAAIRQALDDEGFTDVPIMSYAVKYASAFYGPFRQAAEGAPKFGDRKTYQMDPPNAREAMREAAADLEEGADILMVKPGQPYLDIVRLVRDNFDTPVAAYQVSGEYAMIKAAALNGWIDEQAVVMESLVGFKRAGADLILSYFTEDVLKVLK; this is translated from the coding sequence ATGATACCCATGGATTTCTATCGCGGACGCAGGCTGCGCACCTCGGCCGCCATGCGTGAACTGGTGCGGGAGCATGCCGTCACGGCCAACGACCTGATCATGCTCTACTTCGTCATCGACACCGAGGACGAGAATTTCAAGAAGGAAATCCCGTCCATGCCCGGCCAGTACCAGCTCTCCCTCAAGCAGCTGGAACTCAAAGTGGCCGAGGCCGTGGACAACGGGCTCAAGGCGCTGATGCTCTTCGGCATCCCGGCCTCCAAGGACGAGCTGGGCTCCGGGGCCTACGACGACGACGGCATCATCCAGAAGGCCACCCGGCGGCTCAAGGCGCGCTGGCCCGAGCTGATCGTCATGGCCGATACCTGCCTGTGCGAGTACACCTCCCACGGCCATTGCGGCATGGTCCAGAACCAGTGCGTCCTGAACGACCCGACCCTGAACCTGCTGGCCCGGACCGCCGTGTCCCAGGCCCGGGCCGGGGCCGACGTCATCGCCCCGTCCGACATGATGGACGGCCGCGTGGCCGCCATCCGCCAGGCCCTGGACGATGAGGGCTTCACCGACGTCCCGATCATGTCCTACGCGGTCAAGTACGCCTCGGCCTTCTACGGCCCGTTCCGCCAGGCCGCCGAGGGCGCGCCCAAGTTCGGCGACCGCAAGACCTACCAGATGGACCCGCCCAACGCCCGCGAGGCCATGCGCGAAGCCGCCGCCGACCTGGAGGAAGGCGCGGACATCCTCATGGTCAAGCCCGGCCAGCCCTACCTGGACATCGTCCGGCTGGTCCGCGACAACTTCGACACCCCGGTGGCCGCCTACCAGGTCAGCGGCGAATACGCCATGATCAAGGCCGCCGCCCTGAACGGCTGGATCGACGAACAGGCCGTGGTCATGGAATCCCTGGTCGGCTTCAAGCGGGCCGGGGCGGACCTGATCCTCTCCTACTTCACCGAAGACGTTCTCAAGGTACTGAAATAA
- a CDS encoding OmpA family protein, producing the protein MKKAFLFSLLLTIAACSHVDLSLTDQTKVYTDAPVRKSALQVAVHPKGKQYTPLTAYFHPFIIQQENSDHTALSASFTQIFFNVWTEERLFTTMELAPGYGYEGYSSALETARRRGADLLVTGKVPYFYDGTTLDDSSVTIQVDVFAAGSGTRLWTMLQSASIEQRDPEDFIYFVHETRMSHSPFDQIIRAIARDMAVPLKAWLPDPDATYPYASTPEAVKAGLEAGPSATAQGRDLPPEQTAGTPAAAPAGQPVQGAAARKEPAEDEAPRPGISGVDLNIQFDFDKATIQPASLAVLDALGETLNSPEFKGRSIIVGGHTDASGGAEYNLTLSKQRAEAVKSYLVDKWHINPDLIEAVGFGKSRPLTEGTTAADQQRNRRVEIRLAAQALQ; encoded by the coding sequence ATGAAAAAAGCTTTCCTTTTCAGCTTGTTGCTGACTATCGCCGCGTGCTCTCACGTGGACCTGTCCCTGACCGACCAGACCAAGGTCTACACCGACGCGCCCGTCAGGAAATCGGCGCTCCAAGTCGCCGTGCACCCCAAGGGCAAGCAGTACACCCCCCTGACCGCCTACTTCCACCCGTTCATCATCCAGCAGGAGAACTCGGACCACACCGCCCTGTCCGCCTCCTTCACGCAGATATTCTTCAACGTCTGGACCGAGGAGCGCCTGTTCACGACCATGGAGCTGGCCCCGGGCTACGGCTACGAGGGCTATTCCTCGGCCCTGGAAACGGCCCGGCGGCGCGGCGCGGACCTGCTGGTCACGGGCAAGGTGCCCTACTTCTATGACGGCACCACCCTGGACGACTCGTCCGTGACCATCCAGGTGGACGTCTTCGCCGCGGGCAGCGGCACCCGCCTCTGGACCATGCTCCAGTCGGCCAGCATCGAGCAGCGCGACCCCGAGGACTTCATCTACTTCGTCCACGAGACGCGCATGTCCCACAGCCCCTTCGACCAGATCATCCGGGCCATCGCCAGGGACATGGCCGTACCCCTCAAGGCGTGGCTGCCCGACCCGGACGCGACCTACCCCTACGCCTCCACCCCGGAGGCGGTGAAGGCCGGGCTCGAGGCCGGTCCTTCGGCAACCGCGCAGGGGCGGGACCTCCCGCCCGAACAGACCGCCGGAACCCCGGCCGCAGCGCCCGCCGGACAGCCGGTCCAGGGCGCGGCCGCCAGGAAGGAACCCGCCGAGGACGAAGCGCCCCGCCCGGGCATCTCCGGCGTGGACCTGAACATCCAGTTCGACTTCGACAAGGCGACCATCCAGCCCGCGTCCCTGGCCGTGCTCGACGCCCTGGGCGAGACCCTGAACTCGCCCGAGTTCAAGGGCCGCTCCATCATCGTGGGCGGACACACCGACGCCTCGGGCGGCGCCGAATACAACCTGACCCTGTCCAAGCAGCGGGCCGAGGCGGTCAAGTCCTATCTGGTGGACAAGTGGCACATCAACCCGGACCTCATCGAGGCCGTGGGCTTCGGCAAATCCCGCCCCCTGACCGAGGGGACCACGGCAGCGGATCAACAGCGAAACCGAAGGGTTGAGATTCGCCTCGCAGCCCAGGCCCTGCAATGA
- a CDS encoding glycosyltransferase, whose amino-acid sequence MNNALIKEYTATVLAFGFRDETVAPPTPPATAPADPAETAAFAERSLRILDKSRGETLVLFGLGDGEHALALAAGLPESARLIVCETATATARAFLAAHPEWNGRDARTLVLADTSPWAHIYVLAMSGVRPDNAALALNPSLDGDERARYRNLQRLFGSAKPHQAINSSYLSHVGVQAPDLSVGVILAPDEPDLDGFFAQFPDWVKEVVVAWDAAAVPERDIACAAPVRHLARPLDDFAAQRNHVLGHCEGDWVLFLDGDERFSEDVWGLLTACMLVKRLTACWFPRMTLYPDETRCKAGYGLWPDLQLRLFRNEDGVRFTRPVHERLTGVTGRTALVLDAPILHYSRLRKSPDALAAKLERFDAASGGRIRHVLSDDYPTIPRALLSEATFLVGSLSMLLLEENPA is encoded by the coding sequence ATGAACAACGCATTGATAAAGGAATATACCGCCACGGTCCTGGCCTTCGGTTTCCGGGACGAGACCGTTGCGCCGCCCACTCCCCCGGCCACAGCCCCCGCCGACCCCGCCGAAACGGCCGCCTTTGCCGAGCGCTCCCTGCGCATCCTGGACAAGAGCCGGGGCGAGACCCTGGTTCTGTTCGGCCTGGGTGACGGCGAGCACGCCCTGGCCCTGGCCGCCGGGTTGCCGGAATCGGCCCGGCTCATCGTCTGCGAGACCGCCACGGCCACGGCCCGCGCCTTCCTGGCCGCCCACCCCGAGTGGAACGGGCGGGACGCGCGCACCCTGGTCCTGGCCGACACCTCGCCCTGGGCCCACATCTACGTCCTGGCCATGAGCGGGGTCCGCCCGGACAACGCGGCCCTGGCCCTGAACCCCTCCCTGGACGGGGACGAACGCGCCCGGTACCGCAATCTCCAACGGCTGTTCGGCAGCGCCAAACCACACCAGGCCATCAACAGCTCGTATCTGAGCCACGTGGGCGTCCAGGCCCCGGACCTGTCCGTGGGCGTGATCCTGGCCCCGGACGAACCGGACCTCGACGGCTTCTTCGCCCAGTTCCCGGACTGGGTGAAGGAAGTGGTCGTGGCCTGGGACGCGGCGGCAGTGCCCGAACGGGACATCGCCTGCGCCGCCCCGGTGCGCCACCTGGCCCGCCCCCTGGACGACTTCGCCGCCCAGCGCAACCACGTGCTCGGCCACTGCGAGGGCGACTGGGTCCTGTTCCTGGACGGCGACGAGCGGTTCAGCGAGGACGTCTGGGGGCTGCTCACGGCCTGCATGCTGGTGAAACGGCTGACCGCCTGCTGGTTCCCGCGCATGACCCTTTACCCGGACGAGACCCGCTGCAAGGCGGGCTACGGGCTGTGGCCCGATCTGCAGCTGCGCCTCTTCCGCAACGAGGACGGCGTGCGCTTCACCCGGCCCGTGCACGAACGGCTGACCGGCGTGACCGGGCGCACCGCCCTGGTCCTGGACGCGCCCATCCTGCACTACAGTCGGCTGCGCAAGTCCCCGGACGCACTGGCCGCCAAGCTCGAACGGTTCGACGCGGCCTCGGGCGGCCGCATCCGCCACGTGCTCAGCGACGACTACCCGACCATCCCGCGCGCCCTGCTGTCCGAGGCGACCTTCCTGGTGGGTTCCCTGTCCATGCTCCTGCTGGAGGAAAATCCGGCCTGA
- a CDS encoding YIP1 family protein translates to MQITCPECRFTREVDETKIPARSQVATCPKCQTKFKFRDLPEEDFLIEEPEQAAAPKPAAEPEPAARQATAPRIKTRTPPVIGSGLRPPAPPHPERAEEPEDKTFPDLPDPDKGNGDELWQRLHTMTPPDKPRTVRDEPRDEAEDGRYGDPFGESRDERQGSARDQQPVPGWTGEFNEDFPDPMQDEFLNDDEDEAPMQVPPPFEQLDRYGFFHGLFLTLKLVLFSPRLFFSVMPVGNGLSKPLTFAILVSLIQTVAQYAWGVVGLTPGVDVSGQGFQAVPYDATNGLFELLLTPAFVALSLFVIAGFYHAILSVLKAGDKGFEGSFRAVAYAYAPMMTGIIPLFTVEFMAGWMFLYALWGLVLTAIGLKYIHKTTYGKVIPVLLLPLLLGMIMALLMLKGQMPTV, encoded by the coding sequence ATGCAGATAACATGCCCAGAATGCAGGTTCACCCGCGAAGTGGACGAGACCAAGATTCCCGCCCGCTCCCAGGTGGCCACCTGCCCGAAATGCCAGACAAAGTTCAAGTTCCGCGACCTGCCGGAAGAGGACTTCCTCATTGAGGAGCCCGAACAGGCCGCCGCCCCGAAACCGGCCGCCGAACCCGAACCGGCCGCACGCCAAGCCACCGCCCCCCGGATCAAGACCAGGACCCCGCCCGTGATAGGAAGCGGACTGCGCCCCCCGGCCCCGCCACATCCTGAGCGGGCCGAAGAGCCCGAGGACAAGACCTTCCCGGACCTGCCCGACCCGGACAAGGGCAACGGCGACGAGCTGTGGCAGCGGCTGCACACCATGACCCCGCCCGACAAGCCCCGCACCGTGCGCGACGAGCCCAGGGACGAGGCCGAAGACGGGCGCTACGGCGATCCCTTCGGCGAATCCCGCGACGAGCGGCAGGGTTCCGCCCGGGACCAGCAGCCCGTGCCCGGCTGGACCGGCGAGTTCAACGAGGACTTCCCCGATCCCATGCAGGACGAGTTCCTGAACGACGACGAGGACGAGGCCCCCATGCAGGTGCCGCCGCCCTTCGAGCAGCTGGACCGCTACGGCTTCTTCCACGGCCTGTTCCTGACCCTGAAGCTGGTCCTGTTCTCGCCGCGCCTGTTCTTCTCGGTCATGCCCGTGGGCAACGGGCTGTCCAAGCCCCTGACCTTCGCCATCCTGGTCTCCCTGATCCAGACCGTGGCCCAGTACGCCTGGGGCGTGGTCGGGCTGACGCCGGGCGTGGACGTCTCCGGGCAGGGGTTCCAGGCCGTGCCCTACGACGCCACCAACGGCCTGTTCGAGCTGCTGCTCACCCCGGCCTTCGTGGCCCTGTCCCTGTTCGTCATCGCCGGGTTCTACCACGCCATTCTCAGCGTGCTCAAGGCGGGCGACAAGGGGTTCGAGGGCTCCTTCCGGGCCGTGGCCTACGCCTACGCGCCCATGATGACCGGGATCATCCCCCTGTTCACCGTGGAGTTCATGGCGGGCTGGATGTTCCTCTACGCCCTGTGGGGACTGGTCCTGACCGCCATCGGCCTGAAATACATTCACAAGACGACCTACGGCAAGGTCATCCCCGTGCTTCTGCTGCCCCTGCTGCTGGGCATGATCATGGCCCTGCTCATGCTCAAGGGCCAGATGCCGACCGTCTAG
- the ahbC gene encoding 12,18-didecarboxysiroheme deacetylase, with protein MIGISKLYCGAVEASDALRYNRESGQLPSHLLQFSKDKKPVVVWNMTQRCNLKCVHCYAQAIDPSGHKDPISTDQAKEMIDDLAQFGAPVLLFSGGEPLVREDLVELAKYATTQGMRAVISTNGTLITKTKAKELKEVGLSYVGISIDGNEEVHDKFRGVKGAYKKALQGVENCKAEGLKVGLRFTINKRNAVEIPHLFDLIEQMDIPRICFYHLVYSGRGSELINEDLNHQETRDVVNLIMDRTRALFDKGLPKEVLTVDNHADGPLVYYRLLKEDPERAAEVLELLKWNEGNSSGRGIGCISWDGKVHADQFMRHHTFGNVLERPFSEIWTDPKIELLHMLKDKRPHVGGRCAGCRFLNICGGNFRARAEAYYGDFWAQDPACYLTDEEITGEKL; from the coding sequence ATGATAGGCATTTCCAAATTGTATTGCGGCGCCGTGGAAGCTTCCGACGCCCTGCGCTACAACCGCGAATCCGGGCAGCTGCCGTCCCACCTGCTTCAATTCTCCAAGGACAAGAAGCCCGTCGTGGTCTGGAACATGACCCAGCGGTGCAACCTCAAATGCGTCCACTGCTACGCCCAGGCCATCGACCCGAGCGGGCACAAGGACCCCATCTCCACGGATCAGGCCAAGGAGATGATCGACGACCTCGCGCAGTTCGGCGCGCCGGTCCTGCTCTTCTCGGGCGGCGAACCCCTGGTCCGCGAGGACCTGGTGGAGCTGGCCAAGTACGCCACCACCCAGGGCATGCGCGCGGTCATCTCGACCAACGGCACCCTGATCACAAAGACCAAGGCCAAGGAACTCAAGGAAGTCGGCCTGTCCTACGTGGGCATCTCCATCGACGGCAACGAGGAGGTCCACGACAAGTTCCGGGGCGTCAAGGGCGCCTACAAGAAGGCCCTCCAGGGCGTCGAGAACTGCAAGGCCGAAGGCCTCAAGGTCGGCCTGCGCTTCACCATCAACAAGCGCAACGCCGTGGAGATTCCCCACCTGTTCGACCTCATCGAGCAGATGGACATCCCGCGCATCTGTTTCTACCACCTGGTCTACTCCGGCCGGGGCTCCGAGCTGATCAACGAGGACCTGAACCACCAGGAGACCCGCGACGTGGTCAACCTGATCATGGACCGCACCCGCGCCCTGTTCGACAAGGGGCTGCCCAAGGAGGTCCTGACCGTGGACAACCACGCCGACGGCCCCCTGGTCTACTACCGGCTCCTCAAGGAGGACCCGGAGCGCGCCGCCGAGGTGCTCGAACTGCTCAAGTGGAACGAGGGCAACTCCTCGGGCCGGGGCATCGGCTGCATCTCCTGGGACGGCAAGGTCCACGCCGACCAGTTCATGCGCCACCACACCTTCGGCAACGTCCTGGAACGGCCCTTCTCCGAGATCTGGACCGACCCGAAGATCGAGCTGCTCCACATGCTCAAGGACAAGCGCCCCCATGTGGGCGGCCGCTGCGCCGGATGCCGCTTCCTGAACATCTGCGGCGGCAACTTCCGCGCCCGGGCCGAGGCCTACTACGGCGACTTCTGGGCCCAGGACCCCGCCTGCTACCTCACCGACGAAGAGATCACCGGCGAGAAGCTCTAA
- a CDS encoding glycosyltransferase family 4 protein has translation MTASPVRVLHVIKSLGLGGTEKVMQLFVTNLDPARFTPAVYSPVDGPRAAQIRAAGVDTYIGPSLLDTLKRFRPQIVHLHRAGWPEPNLLVPLKRFRVPVVVETNVFGRDDPSPQAGIIDHTLFVSRFCLARYAHVLGEPLSPDRYGWLYNPVDTDFLARTAAPDRDFSRPVAGRISRPDPGKWSRIALDFLPGLVRDVPDFRYHVIGGIPEAVDFVRTHRLERNVLFHDQVETDAGIAAFLDGVSVLAHANDAGESFGLAIAEAMACGLPVVTHPSRGMRDNAQLELVEHGVTGLVARSAEEYARALNYLFSHPDEARRMGRAGRDKAARLFRMQTIARRLEAVYLDLLRRKGITQ, from the coding sequence ATGACTGCATCCCCTGTGCGCGTGCTCCACGTGATCAAATCCCTGGGCCTGGGCGGCACGGAGAAGGTCATGCAACTCTTCGTGACCAACCTCGACCCGGCCCGGTTCACCCCGGCGGTCTACAGCCCGGTGGACGGGCCGCGCGCCGCGCAGATCCGCGCGGCGGGCGTGGACACGTACATCGGCCCCAGCCTGCTCGACACGCTCAAGCGCTTCCGGCCGCAGATCGTGCACCTGCACCGCGCCGGATGGCCCGAACCGAACCTGCTCGTGCCCCTCAAGCGCTTCCGTGTGCCCGTGGTGGTGGAGACCAACGTCTTCGGCCGCGACGACCCCAGTCCCCAGGCCGGGATCATCGACCACACCCTGTTCGTCTCCCGCTTCTGCCTGGCCCGCTACGCCCACGTGCTCGGCGAGCCCCTTTCCCCGGACCGCTACGGCTGGCTCTACAACCCCGTGGACACGGACTTCCTCGCCCGAACCGCCGCCCCTGACCGGGACTTCTCCCGCCCCGTGGCCGGACGCATCTCCCGGCCCGATCCCGGCAAGTGGTCGCGCATCGCCCTGGACTTCCTGCCCGGCCTGGTGCGCGACGTGCCGGACTTCCGCTACCACGTCATCGGCGGCATCCCCGAGGCCGTGGACTTCGTCCGCACGCACCGCCTGGAGCGCAACGTCCTTTTCCACGACCAGGTGGAGACCGACGCCGGGATCGCCGCCTTCCTGGACGGGGTCTCGGTCCTGGCCCACGCCAACGACGCGGGCGAGTCCTTCGGCCTGGCCATCGCCGAGGCCATGGCCTGCGGCCTGCCCGTGGTCACCCACCCGAGCCGGGGGATGCGCGACAACGCCCAGCTCGAACTGGTGGAGCACGGCGTCACCGGGCTTGTGGCCCGCAGCGCGGAAGAGTATGCACGGGCTCTCAACTACCTGTTTTCCCACCCGGACGAGGCCCGGCGCATGGGCCGGGCCGGACGGGACAAGGCCGCGCGCCTGTTCCGCATGCAGACCATCGCCCGCAGGCTCGAGGCCGTGTACCTGGACCTGCTCCGACGCAAAGGAATCACGCAATGA